Proteins encoded within one genomic window of Agelaius phoeniceus isolate bAgePho1 chromosome Z, bAgePho1.hap1, whole genome shotgun sequence:
- the MRPL17 gene encoding large ribosomal subunit protein bL17m: MRLSVAAAISHGRVYRRLGLSPRSRLDLLRNLVTALVRYERIETPWARADEMRGYAERLIDYAKRGDKDERAMRMADFWLTEKDLVHKLFKVLAPRFQPHAGSYTRLLQIPNRDGLDRAKMAVIELKGNPLPPLVRPRRDSDRTLLNQLLKGYRQDAQRARGTPV, translated from the exons ATGCGGCTGTCGGTGGCGGCCGCCATCTCGCATGGCCGCGTCTACCGGCGGCTCGGGCTCAGCCCGCGGTCGCGCCTGGACCTGCTGCGGAACTTGGTGACAGCGCTGGTGCGCTATGAGCGCATCGAGACGCCCTGGGCGCGGGCCGACGAGATGCGCGGCTACGCCGAGCGG CTCATCGACTACGCCAAGCGGGGGGACAAGGACGAGCGCGCCATGCGCATGGCGGATTTCTGGCTGACC GAGAAGGACCTCGTCCACAAGCTGTTCAAGGTGCTGGCGCCCCGCTTCCAGCCGCACGCTGGCAGCTACACGCGGCTGCTGCAGATCCCCAACCGGGACGGGCTGGACCGCGCTAAGATGGCGGTGATCGAGCTGAAGGGGAACCCGCTGCCGCCGCTCGTCCGCCCGCGCCGCGACTCCGACAGGACCCTGCTGAACCAGCTGCTCAAGGGGTACCGGCAGGACGCACAGCGGGCCCGCGGCACCCCCGTCTAG